From Halarcobacter mediterraneus:
TATTTTAATATGGTGTTGCTTTAAATGTAGAACCAACTACATTTGATATAAAAATAATATCACAGATATTCTTATCCCCGTTCACTAAATGCTAGTTTAAGCCCAAGTGCCGCAAAGCTCATTGCAAAGAATTTTTGGATAAAAATACTTGCCTTTCATGATGTTTAATATTTTTAAATCAACTTAATATTTATTATACACCTTTGTCTGACCAGACAGCAAATTCATTACCACTAGGGTCACTAAAATGAAATCTATAACCACCAGGAAAATGAAATATTGCTTTAACAATAGAACCACCAGCATTTTCTATTTTTGATTGAGTAGCTTTTAAATCATTACTATAAAAAATAATTAAAGCACTTCCTTCTGCTGTTGACATAGATAAATCTGATTTGTAAAATCCTCCATCTATTCCTTCATCTGAAAATGCAATATATTCATCTCCAAAATCCATAAATGCCCAGTCAAAGACTTTTGTAAAAAAATCTTTTGTAATTTGGAGATTTTTAGCAGGTAATTCTATATAATTTATTTTTTCATGTATATTCATTTAGTTATCCTTTTTCTTTCTTAATCATCTTTCTTGCCAATTAAAGAAGGCAAGAAAATATACAACAAAGAGAACGTAGCAATTATAGCTACACTAGCCAAAAATGACCAAAAAGACGAAAATCCCTTCTCACTAATAACAATAAATACAAACACTGCTCCACAAACAATTGCAAGTAGAAAAATTGAAAATACAAGAAGGCGCAAAAAGTTGATAAGATACTTCATTGCAGTTTTTCAATCAAATTAATAGTAAAGGTTTTGAACTGCTGAGAATTCTTCCCAAATTGTTCAATATCAAGAAGATTAATGTCATATTTTGATGGTAATTGCCAAATTTCTTTTCGCTGTTCTTTTAAGTCTATATATGTAGATGAAATAAAAACGCTTTTTTTCATAAATAACCTTTTTTAAGTGATAGATTATATATAAAAGTACTTTGATCTGTCAACATAAAATAAGTCACCAAACAATATTTATAAATTTGAATCACTAAGTAAGTATTGGAACTGATTTACCTTATTAACTAATTTTTATTTCATTCACAATGTTTCGTATAGCCATGATTACTTTATCTGGTTCTGTGATTTGAGGAAAGTGACCACTCTCATGACAGATGTATTGGATAGAGTGTGATGATAAGTCCATTAATTTAGCTTGAAATTCTTTATGTACTTGAAAAGCTTCTTCTGGAACAAATGGCATTTTCTTTGTACCTGACACTACAGCAATAGGAATATTGGGGAAATGTCCGGCTGCTGAAATTTGTGCTATTGTTTCTTCAACTTGTTCATCTTCCGAATATTTATATTTGTCAAATAGCTTTTCCATTGATTTGAGACCCTCATTAAAAGCATTAACAACAAATGGAGGAATATTCTTCTTCTGTTCAATCACTTCAGAGGGGTAAGGTGAGTCAACAAAAACTATACCTGACACTTCATCTGGGTAAACACGAGAATACAAATTAGCAAGTAGTCCACCGAAAGAATGAGCAACCAATATATAAGGTGGTCTTAATCTCAAGTTATAAAATAATGAACGCATTTCGCTAAGGATAGTATTTCCATCTTGAGATTCAGTTGCTTTCTTAGACCTACCAACACCTCTTCTATTAAATAAAAACACACTATTTTCCAATGCAAGCTCTGGGTACACTTTATCCCAACTTTTAAATGGCATTCTAAAACCATTTAAAAATACGATACTTATCGAGCCATTATCAATTCGGTGATATTCAAGATTTATATTGTTTATTGACATCCGTATCCTTTTTTATTTGGCTAACCTTGAACTTGAAACAAGAGTATTTTTCATGAGATTGTTCAAATTTACTTTTTTTATTTTACTAAATAAAACTTCAAACTACTACAAGTATACCTTTGTTTCTTCCAAAGTTATGTTATAAGTTCATGGCTTACAGACCTTACAAGCTCTAAATCCATTTTCAATAGCTTAAACTCTTGTATCATGAAATAGTACATTTTTTTAAGGACTTTTTTACCTTACAAAATGGTAAACAAAATATCCCAGTTAATTTTACTATTGTATAAAATAGACTATCATATTTTGTATCTTTTTGCCCAATAATTTGATATTTTCCTTGATTTATCATTTCTAACCCACAAATAAATTTTGTTCTAATTTTAGCAATTTTTTTTTAAGTGCTAATCCACCACCATATCCTATAAGTTCTCCATTACTTCCAATGATACGATGACAAGGAATAATTAAGCCTATGGAGTTTGCACCATTAGCACTTGCTACGGCTCTTACTGCCTTTTCATTATCTATATTTTTTGCTAATTGTAAATATGTTGAAGTTGTACCATATGGAACTTTCATTAAAGCATCCCAAACACTCTTTTGAAAATTAGTACCAGTAGTTATAATTGGTATATCAAACTCTTTTCGTTGCATATCAAAATATTCATCAATTTGCTTTCTTGTCTCTTGTAATATATCATCATCTTGCTCTACAAACTTGGCATCAAAACCTTTTTTTAATCTATTGTCTACAGTTGTTCTCATTTTTCTATATTTAAAATCCAATAAGCAAAGTTTGTTTTCAAATGAGCCTAATATGAAATGTGCATATTTGGTTTTGTAGTATTGTATATTAATTTTATTCATTAAAATAAACTTTGAAATGAGTTATCTTTAGTTATTGTTTCTAATTTATTTTCAAAATTTTCTATAAGTTTATTGTATATAAATGGTCCTTGACTTACCCTTTTTACTCCTGCATTTTCCAATACATCAAAAGAGTCTAAATCAGGCATTGTCATTACATTAAGGGGTAAATTTATATTTTGTGTAATTGTTTTAATATCTTCAATATTAACTATACAAGGTACAAAAATACCATCAACCCCTATGTCTTCATAAAGTTTAATTCTTTCTAAAGTATTTTCAAGTGGATTTTCTAAGCCCATAATAAAATTATCAGTTCGTACATTTATAAATATATCAATATTTTTTTCCTTTAGGCTATCTACAATCTCTTTTAATATTTGTGCAAATCTATCTTTATCCACAATTTCTCTTATCCCGTTTTCTACTACAGAATCTTCTATATTGATACCAACTACACCAATATCATAAAGGGAAATAATATTTTCAATAATTTTGTTGATATCACGGCTATATCCTGCTTCAATATCAACACTAAGAGGTACATTTACTTTAGAGATGATTTGTTTTACTATTTTATATAACTCTTCAAAGCTCATCTCCTCACCATCTTCATAACCCAAGCTTTTGGCAATTGCAAAACTTGAAGTACCGATAGCTTTATAGCCTTGTTTTTCGAATATCAATGCATTATTTAAGTCCCAAACATTACCAATATGTAAAATTTCTTTAGAAACATGTAATTCTCTAAATTGTTGTGTTTTTGTCATGTCATACTCCTTTATGTTATTTTAGAGTATTGTATTAAAAAATAAAATCTATTTCATTCACCTAGATTCATTTTTACGAAGTTTACTTAAAGTTTGAGGAGCAACTCCTAAAAATGTGGCTATATGGTATGACTTTACTTTTTTAAAAATATTTGGGTATTCGTCAAGTAGTCTTTTGTATCTCTCCTCAACATTTTCACTCATCAAAGATATAACTCTTTTATAGGTAGAACTAAAATAAGTATCATGTAACCAAACTCTGGCTACATGTTCCCATTTTTTATCTGCATTTTTCAAAAACTCATCCATATCTCTTAAACTAATAACATAAAATATACAGTCTTCCAAAGCTTCAAAATGTAACATAGAAGCATCATTTTCATAATAACTTACACTGTCATCCATAAAGTGGTTTAATCCATATTTACTTTTACCTCTAAAATATATTTGCCAAGTAAAATCTTTGCCATTTATATCTGTAAAATAGGATCGTGCCAATCCTCTTTTAATAAAATAAAAATCACTGAAAATATCTCCTGCATTTGAAATAATTGTACCTTTCTTAACTTCTACTTTTTTAAATCTTGAAGTTAATTCATCCCATTCGTTTTCAGCTATATTTATATGTTTTGTGATTAGTTTTTTTAAATATCTCATGAGTGCCTTTTTTGTAATTATAACGATTGAATTGAGAAATAGTTTACCCTCAGGGTAATTTATTGTCTCCACTGATTTGTTATACATTTGCTTCAATAATTATATTAAATCCTTCGCTTTTCGATGGAGCTTCAAAATATTGTGTAACATGATTAAATACTTCTTCATTATCAAATTGTGCTCTATGAGGTTGTTGATCTCTTCGTTTAGCAATTTGGACTAAACACTGCTCATCACTTAAGTCTAGAAAGATAAGCTCATGATTACACTTTACCTCATTACATAGTTGTTTGAACCATTGTCTTTGTTTTTTTGTATTTGCAGGGAAATCCATAACTACATTTGTACCTGTATTTAAAATCTGTTCTACATGTGACTTCACAAAAGGTTTAATCAGCATGGAGAATTTTATAAAATCATCAAAAGAGTTTATTTGATTTGGATAATGAGCTTCCAGCCAATCATCTTCTGAAAGAAGTACTGCATTTTTCTCAAGTGATATGGTTTTTGATTTTGTAGTTTTTCCAGCTCCCATTTTTCCACAAAAAAAAGTGAGTGTTCCTTTTTGGTTCATTAATTCTTCCTTTAGTGTATAACGTTTGTCGTGATCGTATTTGTTATATCTTTCTCTCTTTCCAATAGTTCGGTTATGAAGTTGCATAACAGCTAAAATAATAATTTCATCATCTCTTTGAAAATAAATTATGCCAAATGGAAATCTGTTAGTTAAGCATCTTCTTATTTCTCCATCTAGTTTTTACCAAGCAGCAAGATATTCTAAAATTTGTTGGATTGTTTTTTGAACTTCATATGCAAATTCAACACCGAGTCCATCTTTACACTCTTGATAATAATCAACAAAAGCATTTAGTTCTAGTTCGGCATCTGGATGAAAAGAGTAAGCCATTTATGAGTTAAGTCTTTGAGAGATTTTTTTGAAAACTTCATTTCCATCAACCAACGTAACGGAATTTGACTCGATTTCTTATTTTCTTTTATTTGCTTCTTTTATCCAAAGTTAATCTATATCATTATTTAAAGGCGTAATACTAGCTAATATTTTGTCAACAATTTTAGTTTTCAAATCTATTGGTAAAATATCTATCTCATTAAAAAGTTCATCTTCTTTTAAAGCTGTCATAGTAAACTCCAATATTCAAATATACATTATTTTAGCAAAATGATGTATATTTTATCATTAAATAAAACTATTAAACAATTTTTAGTGTGATTATAAAAAAGTATGTCTTTTAATTTTCTTATTATCAAACCAGATGTAAGTTGCCGAATCATCATCAATCTCTTCAATTGTCATTATTTCAGTAGTAGCTTTTAACTGAACTGTATTTCCGCCTTTAAAACTCATTTTACACCTTTATTTAAATTTACCAATTTACTTTCATAAATAGGCATATTCAAAATTGAGGGAAATATTCAGCTTTAGATATAACTATTTATTGAATATAACGGATAAAAAACTACTTGTTAGAATAAGGGATAACATAAAATAGTGCCTGACACCTTTTTTCTAAAATAAATCTTTCTTTTTTAGAATTATTAACTGATTATTTCATTTAAAATATTATCTACTATAACTGGTGTTTCAAGATAAGTAATCTCTGGTTCTGAACCATATTTTTCACGAACAAATTCTTTCCAACTTTCAGTATAAACGGCTTCTGCATCTTCACGAGACTCCCAAAGATAAATTCCACCAACAGAATGACCTTCATCAAAAATAACATAACACTTTCGAATCAATCCAGATAGTTTTTTATAATTTGGTGCCGTACTCAAAAATATATCTTTTGCCTCAGCCTGAGAAATAGGACTAGGTAACTTAAATTTAGTGATAGATGTAATCATTCACTCCTCCTTAAGTAATTAATATTTTATATAAAAAAGTACTTATGTGTCAAATACATTAATCAACCATTTTTTTCAATTTTATCTATTTTTTTTTCAATAATTTTAATTGTATTTCCAATATTTTTTAAGATTTGTTCTTTTTGCTCAGTAGGAATACTTTCTGATAGTAAATATTTGATTACATTTAATGTTGTTTCAACAAGTATTAGGTCTTCTTGAAGATTATTTTTATAATTTTCAATTCTATCTATTGATATTTTTATTTTATCTTTCATCAACACTCCCTTAATTAAATAATTATGCTCTATAGAACATTTATAAAGAATCATATCTACTATAAACTTATAAATAAATTACCTATAGGACATATTATGAATACAACTAACTTTTCAAATGAAGAAATTGAAGTTTTTTATAAAAGAATTGGAGATAATGTAAGAAAATATCGAAAAGAAAAGAATTTTACTCAAATGCAATTAGCCTTAGCAATTGGTCATAACTCTGTTGGGTATGTAGCAAAAGCGGAACTATACAAATATGGAAAACACTTCAATCTAGAACAACTATACAAAATATCTAAAGTGTTAGATATAAAATTGAGTATGTTGATAGATGACTAATCTTTTAAATTATTAATTACTTAAAATAGTGCCTGACACCTTTTTAGACACCTTTTTAGACACCTTTTTATTGGTCTCAATTATGAAGTTTCATCATTCCCATGGTCTGCTTCTGGACGTGCATTAGCAGCAGATGTTGCAGATGCTGGTATGACAAAACTTATCTTCGATAAAGATACTCACCAACTAATTGGTGGAGCAATCGTAGGAGATAACGCAGGGGAGCTATTAGGAGAAATCTCACTAGCTCTAGAGATGGATTGTGATGCAGAAGATATAGGACTTACAATTCACGCTCACCCAACACTACACGAGTCTGTAGGTATGTGTGCAGAGATATTCCATGGGAGTATTACTGATTTACCAAATGCAAAGGCTGTTAAGAAAAAATAGTTTTAAACTGTTAAAATATTTGAATAAAACCCATCTTCTTTATTTGAAGGTGGGTTTTTTATACAAAAATATCTAAATTTGTTGTGTTTACAGAATCTTTATATTTCAGTGTAGAGTCATCAAGTCCTAGTGCTTTTTCCAATTGCTTAATTAATTTTGATTTATCATCTTTATATAAATAACTTTCAATACTAGCTATAAATTTTTTTTCAAAATCTTTGTCAGTTTTTAATCTTTCATATAATTTATTAAAATCTACACTTTCTACTTCTTTTTCTAGTGTAAAATTTAATTGAAGCTCTTTTTGTATATTTACACTTTTTTCATAGTAGCTAGTATGAAAAGCAATTCTGCTAACTCTTGTTTGGCCTTCTCTTGTGTAGTTTTCATCATCATATGCTAAATGTTGTAGTATAGTCTACTTGTGCATATATATTATAATAATGTGTTCTTCCATTGCCATTATATACATCGAAGCTATCTTGAGAAGCAGATGTTATGGTAAAATCACCTGAGCCATCTTCCCCATTTTTG
This genomic window contains:
- a CDS encoding VOC family protein, translating into MNIHEKINYIELPAKNLQITKDFFTKVFDWAFMDFGDEYIAFSDEGIDGGFYKSDLSMSTAEGSALIIFYSNDLKATQSKIENAGGSIVKAIFHFPGGYRFHFSDPSGNEFAVWSDKGV
- a CDS encoding DUF4062 domain-containing protein, which translates into the protein MKKSVFISSTYIDLKEQRKEIWQLPSKYDINLLDIEQFGKNSQQFKTFTINLIEKLQ
- a CDS encoding alpha/beta fold hydrolase, which produces MSINNINLEYHRIDNGSISIVFLNGFRMPFKSWDKVYPELALENSVFLFNRRGVGRSKKATESQDGNTILSEMRSLFYNLRLRPPYILVAHSFGGLLANLYSRVYPDEVSGIVFVDSPYPSEVIEQKKNIPPFVVNAFNEGLKSMEKLFDKYKYSEDEQVEETIAQISAAGHFPNIPIAVVSGTKKMPFVPEEAFQVHKEFQAKLMDLSSHSIQYICHESGHFPQITEPDKVIMAIRNIVNEIKIS
- a CDS encoding Ada metal-binding domain-containing protein yields the protein MINQGKYQIIGQKDTKYDSLFYTIVKLTGIFCLPFCKVKKSLKKCTIS
- a CDS encoding methylated-DNA--[protein]-cysteine S-methyltransferase codes for the protein MNKINIQYYKTKYAHFILGSFENKLCLLDFKYRKMRTTVDNRLKKGFDAKFVEQDDDILQETRKQIDEYFDMQRKEFDIPIITTGTNFQKSVWDALMKVPYGTTSTYLQLAKNIDNEKAVRAVASANGANSIGLIIPCHRIIGSNGELIGYGGGLALKKKLLKLEQNLFVG
- a CDS encoding isocitrate lyase/PEP mutase family protein, with amino-acid sequence MTKTQQFRELHVSKEILHIGNVWDLNNALIFEKQGYKAIGTSSFAIAKSLGYEDGEEMSFEELYKIVKQIISKVNVPLSVDIEAGYSRDINKIIENIISLYDIGVVGINIEDSVVENGIREIVDKDRFAQILKEIVDSLKEKNIDIFINVRTDNFIMGLENPLENTLERIKLYEDIGVDGIFVPCIVNIEDIKTITQNINLPLNVMTMPDLDSFDVLENAGVKRVSQGPFIYNKLIENFENKLETITKDNSFQSLF
- a CDS encoding Crp/Fnr family transcriptional regulator, with translation MRYLKKLITKHINIAENEWDELTSRFKKVEVKKGTIISNAGDIFSDFYFIKRGLARSYFTDINGKDFTWQIYFRGKSKYGLNHFMDDSVSYYENDASMLHFEALEDCIFYVISLRDMDEFLKNADKKWEHVARVWLHDTYFSSTYKRVISLMSENVEERYKRLLDEYPNIFKKVKSYHIATFLGVAPQTLSKLRKNESR
- a CDS encoding AAA family ATPase; the encoded protein is MNQKGTLTFFCGKMGAGKTTKSKTISLEKNAVLLSEDDWLEAHYPNQINSFDDFIKFSMLIKPFVKSHVEQILNTGTNVVMDFPANTKKQRQWFKQLCNEVKCNHELIFLDLSDEQCLVQIAKRRDQQPHRAQFDNEEVFNHVTQYFEAPSKSEGFNIIIEANV
- a CDS encoding helix-turn-helix domain-containing protein, whose amino-acid sequence is MNTTNFSNEEIEVFYKRIGDNVRKYRKEKNFTQMQLALAIGHNSVGYVAKAELYKYGKHFNLEQLYKISKVLDIKLSMLIDD